In Saccharospirillaceae bacterium, the genomic window TTGCTGGTGGAAGGCGGGTGCTCAGGTCACAGAAAAATCAGCACAACAGCTGCGGGATAGTTTGCAGGACCTTCATGTCGGGTTGCCTGATATTCTATTGTTGGTGAATCCCGATAATCCCAGTGGTGAGAACTGGACGTATGACGAAATTCAGAGCTGGCAGAAAAGGCTCAGTAAAAACAATGGTTGGTTGATTCTTGACTGTGCCTTTGCGGATAGTAATGGCGAAGTATTTTTCAATAATAAAGCTGAAGGATTTTCTAACAATGAAAACGGCACAGAAAATACCCGCCAATCGGAAAATAATCTGTTGTTATTAACCTCCATTGGAAAGTTTTTCGGGCTTGCTGGATTACGCTTTGGTTGTTGTATTTTACCTCCACAATGGGCGCAACGACTAAGAGAGCAACTTGGTCCCTGGCCAGTGTCTGGGTTAACCCTATGGCTTGCTCAACAAGCATTTGCTGACCATGTCTGGCAACAACAAAACCGTATGGCGATTCAGCAGATTCAGCAGCAGCTGATTGATGCCTGTGAGGGTTTACCGGTTTATGGCACAACGCCTTTATTTATTACGTTACAAAGCTCTGAGGCTGAATACTGGCAGCAACAGCTGGCGAGCAGGAAAATCTGGAGCCGCTGTTTTAAACAACAGAACTTACTGCGCCTGGGTTTGCCACAGCAACATAATTTTGAGCGGCTACAGCTCGCTCTGACATCGTTAAAAGCGGGCAGCATCAAATAATGGATCTGCCCAAAGAAGAGTGGCAATGAATATGAAAAAAATATCGCAGGTTTGCTGTTGGATAATGGGTGTCTGGTCAGCTCTGTGTCTGAACCAGGTTAGCTACGCTGAATTTACGCTGACAGATGATGCCGGTGTGACCCATACCTTCGATAAACCGGTTCAGCGTATTGTCAGCCTGATGCCTCATGGCACCGAACTACTGTTTGAAGTTGGGGCGGGCGATTTGATTGTCGGTACGGTGAAATATTCCGACTATCCCAAAGCGGCAACTGAAATACCGGTGGTGGGTGGTTACAGTGGCTTAAATATTGAAGCCATCGCCGCAATGAATCCGGATATTTTATTATCCTGGCCAGAAGGTAATGCCAGTCGGGAATTGCAGCGCCTTAAGCAACTTGGGTTTAAGTTGTATGCCTCCGACCCGATCACCTTTTATGGAATCGCAGATAATCTGCGCAAGTTAGGAAAACTGACCGGTCGTGAGCAACAAGGCAATATTGTTGCGGATCGTTTTATGAGCGAAGTCATCGATCTTGAAGAAACTTACAGTCACCAGACATCTTTGTCGGTCTTTTATCAGGTGTGGCATCAGCCGCTGATGACCCAAAATAAAGATACATTCATATCCAAAGCCATCGAGCTATGTGGCGGTGAAAATATTTTCAGGGATTTACCGATTCGTGCACCACAAGTCAGCCTGGAGTCGATACTGGCAATTGATCCGCAGGTTATTGTTGCCAGCGGAATGGGGAAATCTCGTCCGGAATGGTTAGATAAATGGAAGAAATACGCCGGATTAAATGCCGTACAGTCTGGTAATTTGTTTCATATACACCCGAATTTTTTTCAGCGTCCGACCTCGCGTTTTTTAATCGGAACGCGTCAGTTGTGTGAAAAAATGGCGCAGGCTCGGGCAAAACAGAATAAGCCAGATAGAGCTGGCTCTTCTTAAATAGGGTCAACTTATCTGATAAACCTGATCAGCCAAAACGGCTTTATTACGCAAAAAATCGTACGACGGTTAGCAGGCTGGTTACATAACATTACGCGATATGTAAGCAAATTTGTCGCATATTGACATCCTGCTGCGGGTTTCCCATGCTGTCGGTGCTGATTTTGTATGAGTACTGTGTATGTTGCAGACCCAAGTACAACATGGAGAGTTTGAATTATCTGTTTCCGGGAATATTCTCGTGGCACATCTGATTGGTGGTTGGAACAAAGAGGCGGCTCTGGCCTTTGACCGCGAATTTCGGATTGTTGCGGAACCTCTGCTAACCGAAAGTTGGGGCCATCTGGTGTTTCTGGAGGACTGGAGTCTGGGGGTGCCGGAAATGATCCCGATTATTGAAGATCTTGTACATTGGTGTGTTGCAAACGATCTGAAGCGTGCCGCCCATGTTTATTCGCCGTCAATGCTGAAGGAGATGCAGGCCAATGACATGGTTATTGAGCAGCATGGGGAGTTTCAGCGCCGCAGTTTTTCTGAACAAGATCAAGCAATTACCTGGCTGAGTGACGCTGGATTTACTCTCAAGCGGTAATCTAAAACGGCCTGATTAATCGCAATTGCGCTTACCCTCGTTATCCAGTGAACAGCTGTTGCACCGCGCCTGGCCAGTCAGTAAGCGCGAGATTGAATAACGGTTACGGGCAAAAAACAGATACGCCTTGTCAGCAAACCAGCGAATCACTGGCCAGCGCAGCCAGCCAGTGCGCCAACCCTGGCCCACCACACTCCAGGCTTTATGAGTGCTGTCTAAACCTCTCAGAAGTGTCCCGTTGGGTAGTTGGCTCAATAAAATGGCGCTGGCTTCTGCTTTATCAATTTGGGGATAACGCTCATTAAAATCCGCTTGCTGAATATCTTCCAGACGTAATTTGCGTTGCTGGTCGATTTTGCGCAAATGATTCATTTCACGGACGCATAATGGACAAAAACCATCGTAAAAAATTGTGAGTTCAGCCATAGCCTAGGAGTCCCATTGAGTAATATTCACCTCTTATGACTTATTGTCGCTGTTTATCGACGTCTTTGGCAATTCGTTTTAGTTTTACCAATAAAAAGCACTGTCTTTTAGATCGTTCTAATCCGAAAAACAGATTTTATTGCTATCAAGATCTCTGACATACGCCGAGAAACGTGGACCACGCTGATTGGGTTCACCTTCGCAGCTGCCACCCAGTTCAAGGGCCTTGTTGTATAACTCTTTCACTTTATCCACCGATCCCAGGCTGAATCCCACCATCGTCCCGTTGCCGTTAGTTGCTGGCTGCTCATCGAATGGGATAGCTACGGCAAAGGCAAAATCTTCAGCCAGCCAATAGGTCATTCTTTCTGATGCGACGGCCTTGTGCAGGCCCTCGGTTTCGAACAATGCATCATAAAACTGAGTGGCAGCTTCCATGTTGTTGGTACCAACAACGAAATAGTTCATTTTCATGGTGGGTCCTTATCTGGGGATTCATTGGATTTATTAATAGGACAAGGACTATAGTGGCTTGCTCTGACAGGGGATGGCAGTAGCTATTTGGGACTTTATTCGGCTTCAATTGGCCGGATCGGAGGCTGTTTTATTGCCGTGTTAAGTTAACTATTTCAAAAACCTATAACTCATATTTTCAATTCTCGGGTGCCATTTACATTCGTTAGTTCCAGCTGCAGGTAATCCAGAGGCACTCGTTTTTACACTAAGAGCCATTGAAAATATCGCTTTACCACCATCGGCATCGAATGCTAATGACCGCAGATACTATTTGCATCTTACTCAGAAAGACTGGCTCTACTTGGCAGATATTATAGAGCTATCCCCAGGACGTATTATTTTCTGTGTAATTGTATAAAGAGCTACGATGCTGGATACGTTATTCATGGCGGTGTTTTGCATCGTGGCCCAAAACAGAAGATACTGAGCTACTCAGATTAGGGGACTAAATATACCATATATTACTGGATCTTCGGAAGCGACTTCCGGCTACTGAGATGTAAGCGGTTATAAAGATAATTTTTCTGAGTCGCGATACTATAAGGATAGATTTATTAAGTTTCATTGAGATTTTAACAACACGAACAGCCTGCATGCTTCTATTGATATCCTGCCGCCAGTAGAATATCAATAGCAATATTTTATATAATAGAAAAATATCTAGCAAGTTAACTAGTAGCGATTAAGTCGATGAATATTCATAGATAATTTTGAAATCATAATATACTTTCGTCTCATATGAATACTAAAAAACAGTGGATTTCAAGAGATTTTTATAAAACACTCCCTAAACATCATCTACTCGATGTATATGAAAGTACCATTCGGATACTCCAGTCCACTATCTTCCTTGCAGCCATTGATCCAAAACTGAACAGATTTCCCCGCTGCTTTTGCAGTGAGTAAAGTGCTTACAATCTCTTTATATGATTTCGTATCTTCCATAACTAGCACAACGGGACTTTTGCCGCGACTATTTGTAATGCAGTCGCCAGGATCCTCAAATTGCGTCGATGCGGTAACTCTTACGAATCCGCCACCGAATCGTAACCTCTTGATTTCAAAGTAACCTGTCATACCGGTAGCAACAGAATCTGCTGCATATATTGGGATGCTTACGAAGCATAAGATTGTTAAAAAAAATCTAGTTATCATGTTTTCTCCAATAAGTAATTGTTAAAAATAAATTTTTACCATTTAATATCCTAACATGAATTTCTCACGCTTGTAGCTATAAAAAACAGCTTTATTTTTGACGCCCCCACTCCTAGCTAGATAATTTAACCTCAAAGTACATACTTATCCAGTTTCGGAGAAACGCTCTATAATCTCTGTATAGTTGGGCAGATCTGATTATATCATCAGAAATATCATTATTATAATGGATAGGCAAACACAAGATTTTCCAAATACCGTTTTCTGGAGTAAGTTCCAAACTAATAACATCGTAAGATACTGGGGTCATCTATATCTACCGCTCAAATATAGCAGTTTTCTTTATTGCTCACAGTTGCCGGAAATGTAAAGTAAACAACAAAACCAGCTATAAAACAGGCAGAGCAAACTATATTCAGGCTTTATTCTACTACATCTCTAGAATGTGGGACTCCTTCTGAAATTTTTAAATCTATATTTAATTGAATATTCTGTGTTAGCTAATTATTGGGGTAAAATTATCTTGTGGTTTCTTATATCGATTCTCTTTTGACTATATCACCAAGTCTGCCTTCTCTTCTGTATTATTTCAAGATGAATACCGAAATCATAAACCACTTACTTACTCATACTGTCAGGTGGGTAACTTAGCTTCACCGATTTTACTTTTAATTCATTTGAATAAAACCGAATTTGTCTTGAAATATTGTATTTCGGCATTGGTTATATCAACGTTAATTAGATTTTGATGCCCATTTTATAGTAGCAGTATCGATTGCTGTATTTCATAGAATTATTAAGTTAACTATTCCAAAAATCCGTAGCTCATATTCTCAATTACCTGGTACCCACTGCATTCGTTGGTTCCAACTGCATATAAGCTAGAACCACTCATTTTTGCACTAAGAGCCATTGATAATATCGCTTTACCACCTTCGGTATTGGTATCGAATGCTAATGATCGCGGATAGCCTTTTCCACAATCAGGCAATTCTTCTTTATTTGCTACTAAATCACTCTTAAAAGTCACAAAGCCTAATCCAGATTTATCAACTCTCACATTGTCTACGTCATAACTATCTGCTAAGCCACGAGCTAAAGTCATCGAAGGCGTTATTAGAGATAACATCAAAATATATTTCGTCATTTAGTATTGCTCCAAAGTAGTTTAAATCTTGACTTTGTATGAGTGTCAGCTAAGGACGCACTCTCAGAAATAAGTGATATAACTGTTAAATTCTAATTATGCAACGGATGTGCGTCGCTGACCAGTGCAAGCGAGCATTATTTGCAATTTATCGCGTGAATAAAGGCAGGCATTAAAGGTTTTCGGTAATTGTACTGGTCAGATATTCATGTCACAGGGGAGGTGATCAGCTACCCAACAATGGCAGGTCTTTCACTATCTTATAGGTCAGCGCCAGCTGCAAACAATGCTTCAGCTCTGCCAAAGGCAGTGGCCGATACAATGGCAAGATCAGCTCACGATTCCCCTCAAATTCCAACAGCCCTGAGTATACCTCACGAAAGGTCGCAACCAGTTTGGTATTGCAGTTAAAGAAGATGCTGACTCGCTCAGGATGTTTCTCCTTCCAGCCGAGCCGTATCGGGCTGCCACTTTTAACCGAATAACTGGGTTCGCCCCATTTCAGAGTCTCGTCACAAGGCCCCAGCTCAAGCTCTGCCACCAAACCATGGATAAGCTCACGAATCTGCATCAGCCGTTGTTGTGCATCAGTCGGGTAACTATCAAATGTCTTCTGAATATCCTGATTCATGGTCATATCCATCCAGTAACGGTGGCGCCCATATTATTCGGTTTATGGTTGCAGTGAAATAATGAAAAGGCGTCTCAGGGGGCAGTAAAAATGGTTTGAATTTCAATATCTGTCCCGCCAACCACTTGGTCGGGTGAGTAAATGATCAAGAACGATTGCCCCAGATCTTTGCTACCGCATTGTCTGACCCAAGGGTACCCACGACCAGAGTAACCAAAGCCACTGCAAAGAATACTGCGCCTGGGATGAGTCCACCCAACACGCCGCTGCTGATTGCAGCAATGAGTGACACGGCCGACAGCAGTGAAAACAATAAACCAACGATGTTAAGAATGATGCGATGTGATGGTTTGTAATTGACCGCAGGCTGGTCAGTTTCGAACAGATTAAGGATAGGCGAGAAGATTCTGGTGAGTAGTGATTTCATAGTTTCTTACGTAACGATGTTTGAAGTATCAGGGATAAAAAAAATGTGTAAGCCAGGCGCATTGTTACCTTTGCACGCTAAATATGCCACTGGTTTGGTCGGCTTTGACCACTTCACTGTAGCGATTGGCCCTGAATAGACAAGCAAGTAACATAGCGACCAAATTGAATGTCAGAGATAACGGTAATGAGTAAAGAAGACTTGGAAAATGGTTTGCAGGTGCGTTGTGAAGTCATGGGTGAGGCGTTCGTTAACAAAGCCATGGATAACACCAGCGCCTATATGGAACCGGTACAACAATGGATTAACGAACATGCATGGGGATCGGTGTGGCAACGTGAAGGACTGGATCGTAAAACCCGGTCGTTGGTGACTGTGGGCATGTTAGCTGCATTAAAAGCTTCTACCGAAATTAAAGGCCATATTCAGGGAGCATTAAATAACGGCGCAACACCGGAAGAAATTCGCGAGGTATTATTACATTCGGCGGTGTATTGCGGCGCTCCTGCAGCTCAGGAGGCACTACGTGCGGCGAAGGACATACTGGAAGATGAGTTCTGAGAACCAACAGGGCTGCGTTTAGAATTAACACAGCCCTGTTTACTGGTGGTAGTAATCATACGGCTCACACTGCAATTAATAAGCCGCTGCAAGCATGGCATCACAGGCTTTATGTGGATTACCGGTTTTATCGTATACATCGACCCACTGATC contains:
- a CDS encoding aminotransferase class I/II-fold pyridoxal phosphate-dependent enzyme, producing MFDTNCGGPQHGGNLSHAMAEFGGQAEQWLDLSTGISPYSWPVAKVLTRAPSSCWHQLPDDDLYRATQSAAAEYYAPLSQAGCEQYVLASGTQAIIQQLPIFFAAHVYQKPVSELRIWVMAGSYGEHRYCWWKAGAQVTEKSAQQLRDSLQDLHVGLPDILLLVNPDNPSGENWTYDEIQSWQKRLSKNNGWLILDCAFADSNGEVFFNNKAEGFSNNENGTENTRQSENNLLLLTSIGKFFGLAGLRFGCCILPPQWAQRLREQLGPWPVSGLTLWLAQQAFADHVWQQQNRMAIQQIQQQLIDACEGLPVYGTTPLFITLQSSEAEYWQQQLASRKIWSRCFKQQNLLRLGLPQQHNFERLQLALTSLKAGSIK
- a CDS encoding cobalamin-binding protein, which translates into the protein MNMKKISQVCCWIMGVWSALCLNQVSYAEFTLTDDAGVTHTFDKPVQRIVSLMPHGTELLFEVGAGDLIVGTVKYSDYPKAATEIPVVGGYSGLNIEAIAAMNPDILLSWPEGNASRELQRLKQLGFKLYASDPITFYGIADNLRKLGKLTGREQQGNIVADRFMSEVIDLEETYSHQTSLSVFYQVWHQPLMTQNKDTFISKAIELCGGENIFRDLPIRAPQVSLESILAIDPQVIVASGMGKSRPEWLDKWKKYAGLNAVQSGNLFHIHPNFFQRPTSRFLIGTRQLCEKMAQARAKQNKPDRAGSS
- a CDS encoding DUF393 domain-containing protein, with product MAELTIFYDGFCPLCVREMNHLRKIDQQRKLRLEDIQQADFNERYPQIDKAEASAILLSQLPNGTLLRGLDSTHKAWSVVGQGWRTGWLRWPVIRWFADKAYLFFARNRYSISRLLTGQARCNSCSLDNEGKRNCD
- a CDS encoding VOC family protein, which codes for MKMNYFVVGTNNMEAATQFYDALFETEGLHKAVASERMTYWLAEDFAFAVAIPFDEQPATNGNGTMVGFSLGSVDKVKELYNKALELGGSCEGEPNQRGPRFSAYVRDLDSNKICFSD
- a CDS encoding DUF1801 domain-containing protein gives rise to the protein MNQDIQKTFDSYPTDAQQRLMQIRELIHGLVAELELGPCDETLKWGEPSYSVKSGSPIRLGWKEKHPERVSIFFNCNTKLVATFREVYSGLLEFEGNRELILPLYRPLPLAELKHCLQLALTYKIVKDLPLLGS
- a CDS encoding carboxymuconolactone decarboxylase family protein: MSKEDLENGLQVRCEVMGEAFVNKAMDNTSAYMEPVQQWINEHAWGSVWQREGLDRKTRSLVTVGMLAALKASTEIKGHIQGALNNGATPEEIREVLLHSAVYCGAPAAQEALRAAKDILEDEF